The following are encoded together in the Vespa velutina chromosome 3, iVesVel2.1, whole genome shotgun sequence genome:
- the LOC124948149 gene encoding DNA topoisomerase I, mitochondrial isoform X1, producing MDLEQPISETNSNLERRSKENSSVVGNHNDAHMNGMSNGFDRKREHKSEHKDKEKERSHKSEHRDKDRSKEKEKSHKSDHREKDKDRHRHSSSSSKDKEKHDSSSSSKDKDREKKSGSSTSKEKDHKHSGSSSSKDKEKDRSKDKDHHHKSSSSSKEKDRYHVSKDKESSNKDKESSRSKEKDKHRHNSLSSNSREKDKDRDSAKDKEKDKKHSSEKDKERHSSSHSGDKEKHRSSDREKDKHSSSTKDKHRHEKDKDRHRHEKEKSKHREERDKKEKEKDEVRNKEDVEVKPNHLINESFCYNHDIKPDIKEEQISQMEQDDDDDDSGEEPHLFIKEEDEDEPIKDEASMDSTDGNDTRLSDLHNTTLKTEEESEEDVPLFARSMSTPNVKRKVESDDEEELPLSTRKKTKKTGSKIKRKKRKHEDEESEVDEKPKKKSNKPIKGETTSPRKKKQEDEQDVWKWWEEEKKNDGTKWTFLEHKGPVFAPPYEPLPPSVKFYYNNKEMKLSEGAEEVATFYARMLDHDYTTKEAFNNNFFHDWREVMTESERNKIVDLSKCNFKELHAYFVQKSEERKAMSKEEKKKIKEQNEEIQKEYGFCIIDGHKEKIGNFKIEPPGLFRGRGEHPKMGKLKKRVLPEDVLINCSKDSNIPKPPDGHKWKEIRHDPNVTWLASWTENIQGQVKYVMLNPSSKLKGEKDWQKYETARKLAASIDKIRAEYREDWKSKEMRIRQRAVALYFIDKLALRAGNEKDEDQADTVGCCSLRVEHITLHEQKDGKEYVVVFDFLGKDSIRYYNEVPVEKRVFKNLQLFMENKSPNDDLFDRLNTTVMNKHLNELMEGLTAKVFRTYNASWTLQQQLDKLTNPDDTEAEKILAYNRANRAVAILCNHQRSVPKTHAKSMENLKAKIEAKKEAITEAELQVKDAKRDAKHGSIKEKVVYEKKKKTLERLKEQLTKLEVQATDREENKEIALGTSKLNYLDPRISVAWCKKHNVPIEKIYNKTQRDKFRWAIDMAGPDYVF from the exons ATGGATCTCGAGCAGCCGATATCGGAAACAAATTCCAATCTG gAAAGACGGTCGAAGGAAAACAGTAGCGTTGTGGGTAATCATAATG atGCTCATATGAATGGCATGTCTAATGGATTTGATAGGAAAAGGGAACATAAATCTGAAcataaagataaggaaaaggaGCGATCTCATAAGTCAGAACATAGGGATAAAGacagaagtaaagaaaaagaaaaaagtcacaAAAGTGATCACAGGGAGAAGGATAAAGACAGGCATAGACATAGTTCTAGTTCCTCCAAAGATAAGGAAAAGCATgatagtagcagtagtagcaaGGATAAAGacagggagaaaaaaagtggTTCATCAacgagcaaagaaaaagatcataaGCATAGCGGGTCGTCATCtagtaaagataaagaaaaagacagaagtAAAGATAAGGATCACCATCATAAATCTAGTTCgagttcaaaagaaaaagacag atatcATGTTTCCAAGGATAAAGAGAGCtccaataaagataaagaaagttCAAGAAGCAAAGAGAAGGATAAGCATAGGCATAATTCATTGAGTTCAAATTCTCGTGAGAAGGATAAAGACAGAGATTCTgcaaaggataaagaaaaagataaaaaacattcatcggaaaaggataaagaaagacaTTCCAGTTCTCATTCtggagacaaagagaaacatCGTTCTTCtgatagagaaaaggataaacaTAGTTCATCAACTAAGGATAAACATCGtcatgaaaaagataaagatcgTCATAGgcatgagaaagaaaaat cTAAACatcgagaagaaagagataaaaaggaaaaagaaaaagatgaagttagaaataaagaagatgtAGAAGTAAAACCCAATCATCTTATAAATGAAAgtttttgttataatcatGATATAAAACCAGACATAAAAGAG gaACAAATATCTCAAATGGAgcaagatgatgatgatgatgatagtggTGAGGAACCACATCTTTTTATCaaggaagaagatgaggaTGAACCTATTAAAGATGAAGCTAGTATGGATTCAACAGATGGAAATGATACAAGACTCTCAGACCTTCATAATACAACTCTTAAAACTGAAGAAGAATCTGAGGAAGATGTACCATTG TTTGCAAGATCAATGTCCACAccaaatgttaaaagaaaagttgaatcagatgatgaagaagaactTCCACTCTCTACTCGcaaaaaaaccaagaaaactggttctaagataaaaagaaagaaacggaaacATGAAGACGAAGAATCTGAAGTAGATGAG aaaccaaagaagaaaagtaataaaccTATAAAAGGCGAAACAACTAGtcctagaaagaaaaagcaagaagaTGAACAAGATGTTTGGAAATG gtgggaggaagaaaagaaaaatgatggaaCAAAATGGACTTTTCTAGAACACAAAGGACCAGTTTTTGCACCTCCATATGAACCACTTCCTCCTagtgttaaattttattataataataaagaaatgaaattaagtGAAGGTGCAGAAGAAGTTGCAACATTTTATGCACGCATGTTGGATCATGATTATACGACCAAGGAAgcatttaataacaatttctttCATGATTGGCGAGAAGTAATGACAGaatctgaaagaaataaaattgttgatttgagtaaatgtaattttaaagaacTACATGCATATTTTGTTCAGAaaagtgaagaaagaaaagcaatgtcgaaagaagaaaaaaagaaaataaaagagcaaAACGAGgaaattcaaaaagaatatGGTTTCTGTATTATTGATGggcataaagaaaaaataggtaattttaaaatagaacCTCCAGGACTTTTTAGAGGTCGGGGAGAGCATCCAAAAATGGgaaagttaaaaaagagagTTTTGCCTGAAGATGTTCTTATTAATTGTTCGAAAGATTCTAATATTCCGAAACCACCAGATGGCCATAAGTGGAAGGAAATTAGACACGATCCTAATGTAACTTGGTTGGCTTCTTGGACAGAAAATATCCAAGGACAAGTTAAGTATGTTATGCTTAATCCTTCAAGTAAGTTGAAAGGTGAAAAAGATTGGCAAAAATATGAAACTGCAAGAAAATTAGCAGCATCAATTGATAAAATTCGTGCAGAATATAGAGAAGACtggaaaagcaaagaaatgcGTATTAGACAAAGAGCTGTagctttatattttattgataagtTAGCACTTAGAGCTGGTaatgagaaagatgaagatcAAGCAGATACTGTAGGTTGCTGTTCTCTGCGTGTTGAGCATATCACATTGCATGAacaaaaagatggaaaagaatATGTAGTTGTATTTGATTTCTTag GTAAAGATTCTATAAGATATTATAACGAAGTGCCAGTAGAAAAACGAGTTTTTAAAAATCTGCAATTATTCATGGAAAATAAATCTCCTAATGATGATTTATTTGATCGACTGAACACTACAGTCATGAATAAACATCTGAATGAATTAATGGAAGGTCTTACTGCTAAAGTATTTAGGACATACAATGCATCATGGACGTTGCAACAACAATTAGATAAGCTAACAAATCCTGATGACACAGAGGCAGAGAAAATCTTGGCATATAATAGAGCTAATAGAGCTGTTGCTATATTATGTAATCATCAACGTTCTGTGCCAAAAACGCATGCAAAATCTATGGAAAatttaaaagcaaaaataGAGGCTAAAAAAGAAGCTATAACTGAAGCAGAATTACAAGTAAAAGATGCAAAACGTGATGCGAAACATGGttcaattaaagaaaaagt TGtttatgagaagaaaaagaaaacattagaACGTTTGAAGGAACAATTGACGAAATTAGAGGTTCAAGCAACtgatagagaagaaaataaagaaattgcaTTAGGAACCTCTAAACTTAATTATTTAGATCCAAGAATTTCTGTTGCATG gtGCAAGAAACATAATGTCCcaatcgaaaaaatttataataaaactcaAAGGGATAAATTCAGATGGGCGATAGACATGGCTGGACCAGACTATGTCTTTTAA
- the LOC124948149 gene encoding DNA topoisomerase I, mitochondrial isoform X2 — MNGMSNGFDRKREHKSEHKDKEKERSHKSEHRDKDRSKEKEKSHKSDHREKDKDRHRHSSSSSKDKEKHDSSSSSKDKDREKKSGSSTSKEKDHKHSGSSSSKDKEKDRSKDKDHHHKSSSSSKEKDRYHVSKDKESSNKDKESSRSKEKDKHRHNSLSSNSREKDKDRDSAKDKEKDKKHSSEKDKERHSSSHSGDKEKHRSSDREKDKHSSSTKDKHRHEKDKDRHRHEKEKSKHREERDKKEKEKDEVRNKEDVEVKPNHLINESFCYNHDIKPDIKEEQISQMEQDDDDDDSGEEPHLFIKEEDEDEPIKDEASMDSTDGNDTRLSDLHNTTLKTEEESEEDVPLFARSMSTPNVKRKVESDDEEELPLSTRKKTKKTGSKIKRKKRKHEDEESEVDEKPKKKSNKPIKGETTSPRKKKQEDEQDVWKWWEEEKKNDGTKWTFLEHKGPVFAPPYEPLPPSVKFYYNNKEMKLSEGAEEVATFYARMLDHDYTTKEAFNNNFFHDWREVMTESERNKIVDLSKCNFKELHAYFVQKSEERKAMSKEEKKKIKEQNEEIQKEYGFCIIDGHKEKIGNFKIEPPGLFRGRGEHPKMGKLKKRVLPEDVLINCSKDSNIPKPPDGHKWKEIRHDPNVTWLASWTENIQGQVKYVMLNPSSKLKGEKDWQKYETARKLAASIDKIRAEYREDWKSKEMRIRQRAVALYFIDKLALRAGNEKDEDQADTVGCCSLRVEHITLHEQKDGKEYVVVFDFLGKDSIRYYNEVPVEKRVFKNLQLFMENKSPNDDLFDRLNTTVMNKHLNELMEGLTAKVFRTYNASWTLQQQLDKLTNPDDTEAEKILAYNRANRAVAILCNHQRSVPKTHAKSMENLKAKIEAKKEAITEAELQVKDAKRDAKHGSIKEKVVYEKKKKTLERLKEQLTKLEVQATDREENKEIALGTSKLNYLDPRISVAWCKKHNVPIEKIYNKTQRDKFRWAIDMAGPDYVF, encoded by the exons ATGAATGGCATGTCTAATGGATTTGATAGGAAAAGGGAACATAAATCTGAAcataaagataaggaaaaggaGCGATCTCATAAGTCAGAACATAGGGATAAAGacagaagtaaagaaaaagaaaaaagtcacaAAAGTGATCACAGGGAGAAGGATAAAGACAGGCATAGACATAGTTCTAGTTCCTCCAAAGATAAGGAAAAGCATgatagtagcagtagtagcaaGGATAAAGacagggagaaaaaaagtggTTCATCAacgagcaaagaaaaagatcataaGCATAGCGGGTCGTCATCtagtaaagataaagaaaaagacagaagtAAAGATAAGGATCACCATCATAAATCTAGTTCgagttcaaaagaaaaagacag atatcATGTTTCCAAGGATAAAGAGAGCtccaataaagataaagaaagttCAAGAAGCAAAGAGAAGGATAAGCATAGGCATAATTCATTGAGTTCAAATTCTCGTGAGAAGGATAAAGACAGAGATTCTgcaaaggataaagaaaaagataaaaaacattcatcggaaaaggataaagaaagacaTTCCAGTTCTCATTCtggagacaaagagaaacatCGTTCTTCtgatagagaaaaggataaacaTAGTTCATCAACTAAGGATAAACATCGtcatgaaaaagataaagatcgTCATAGgcatgagaaagaaaaat cTAAACatcgagaagaaagagataaaaaggaaaaagaaaaagatgaagttagaaataaagaagatgtAGAAGTAAAACCCAATCATCTTATAAATGAAAgtttttgttataatcatGATATAAAACCAGACATAAAAGAG gaACAAATATCTCAAATGGAgcaagatgatgatgatgatgatagtggTGAGGAACCACATCTTTTTATCaaggaagaagatgaggaTGAACCTATTAAAGATGAAGCTAGTATGGATTCAACAGATGGAAATGATACAAGACTCTCAGACCTTCATAATACAACTCTTAAAACTGAAGAAGAATCTGAGGAAGATGTACCATTG TTTGCAAGATCAATGTCCACAccaaatgttaaaagaaaagttgaatcagatgatgaagaagaactTCCACTCTCTACTCGcaaaaaaaccaagaaaactggttctaagataaaaagaaagaaacggaaacATGAAGACGAAGAATCTGAAGTAGATGAG aaaccaaagaagaaaagtaataaaccTATAAAAGGCGAAACAACTAGtcctagaaagaaaaagcaagaagaTGAACAAGATGTTTGGAAATG gtgggaggaagaaaagaaaaatgatggaaCAAAATGGACTTTTCTAGAACACAAAGGACCAGTTTTTGCACCTCCATATGAACCACTTCCTCCTagtgttaaattttattataataataaagaaatgaaattaagtGAAGGTGCAGAAGAAGTTGCAACATTTTATGCACGCATGTTGGATCATGATTATACGACCAAGGAAgcatttaataacaatttctttCATGATTGGCGAGAAGTAATGACAGaatctgaaagaaataaaattgttgatttgagtaaatgtaattttaaagaacTACATGCATATTTTGTTCAGAaaagtgaagaaagaaaagcaatgtcgaaagaagaaaaaaagaaaataaaagagcaaAACGAGgaaattcaaaaagaatatGGTTTCTGTATTATTGATGggcataaagaaaaaataggtaattttaaaatagaacCTCCAGGACTTTTTAGAGGTCGGGGAGAGCATCCAAAAATGGgaaagttaaaaaagagagTTTTGCCTGAAGATGTTCTTATTAATTGTTCGAAAGATTCTAATATTCCGAAACCACCAGATGGCCATAAGTGGAAGGAAATTAGACACGATCCTAATGTAACTTGGTTGGCTTCTTGGACAGAAAATATCCAAGGACAAGTTAAGTATGTTATGCTTAATCCTTCAAGTAAGTTGAAAGGTGAAAAAGATTGGCAAAAATATGAAACTGCAAGAAAATTAGCAGCATCAATTGATAAAATTCGTGCAGAATATAGAGAAGACtggaaaagcaaagaaatgcGTATTAGACAAAGAGCTGTagctttatattttattgataagtTAGCACTTAGAGCTGGTaatgagaaagatgaagatcAAGCAGATACTGTAGGTTGCTGTTCTCTGCGTGTTGAGCATATCACATTGCATGAacaaaaagatggaaaagaatATGTAGTTGTATTTGATTTCTTag GTAAAGATTCTATAAGATATTATAACGAAGTGCCAGTAGAAAAACGAGTTTTTAAAAATCTGCAATTATTCATGGAAAATAAATCTCCTAATGATGATTTATTTGATCGACTGAACACTACAGTCATGAATAAACATCTGAATGAATTAATGGAAGGTCTTACTGCTAAAGTATTTAGGACATACAATGCATCATGGACGTTGCAACAACAATTAGATAAGCTAACAAATCCTGATGACACAGAGGCAGAGAAAATCTTGGCATATAATAGAGCTAATAGAGCTGTTGCTATATTATGTAATCATCAACGTTCTGTGCCAAAAACGCATGCAAAATCTATGGAAAatttaaaagcaaaaataGAGGCTAAAAAAGAAGCTATAACTGAAGCAGAATTACAAGTAAAAGATGCAAAACGTGATGCGAAACATGGttcaattaaagaaaaagt TGtttatgagaagaaaaagaaaacattagaACGTTTGAAGGAACAATTGACGAAATTAGAGGTTCAAGCAACtgatagagaagaaaataaagaaattgcaTTAGGAACCTCTAAACTTAATTATTTAGATCCAAGAATTTCTGTTGCATG gtGCAAGAAACATAATGTCCcaatcgaaaaaatttataataaaactcaAAGGGATAAATTCAGATGGGCGATAGACATGGCTGGACCAGACTATGTCTTTTAA
- the LOC124948149 gene encoding DNA topoisomerase 1 isoform X3 — MWWEEEKKNDGTKWTFLEHKGPVFAPPYEPLPPSVKFYYNNKEMKLSEGAEEVATFYARMLDHDYTTKEAFNNNFFHDWREVMTESERNKIVDLSKCNFKELHAYFVQKSEERKAMSKEEKKKIKEQNEEIQKEYGFCIIDGHKEKIGNFKIEPPGLFRGRGEHPKMGKLKKRVLPEDVLINCSKDSNIPKPPDGHKWKEIRHDPNVTWLASWTENIQGQVKYVMLNPSSKLKGEKDWQKYETARKLAASIDKIRAEYREDWKSKEMRIRQRAVALYFIDKLALRAGNEKDEDQADTVGCCSLRVEHITLHEQKDGKEYVVVFDFLGKDSIRYYNEVPVEKRVFKNLQLFMENKSPNDDLFDRLNTTVMNKHLNELMEGLTAKVFRTYNASWTLQQQLDKLTNPDDTEAEKILAYNRANRAVAILCNHQRSVPKTHAKSMENLKAKIEAKKEAITEAELQVKDAKRDAKHGSIKEKVVYEKKKKTLERLKEQLTKLEVQATDREENKEIALGTSKLNYLDPRISVAWCKKHNVPIEKIYNKTQRDKFRWAIDMAGPDYVF, encoded by the exons ATGTG gtgggaggaagaaaagaaaaatgatggaaCAAAATGGACTTTTCTAGAACACAAAGGACCAGTTTTTGCACCTCCATATGAACCACTTCCTCCTagtgttaaattttattataataataaagaaatgaaattaagtGAAGGTGCAGAAGAAGTTGCAACATTTTATGCACGCATGTTGGATCATGATTATACGACCAAGGAAgcatttaataacaatttctttCATGATTGGCGAGAAGTAATGACAGaatctgaaagaaataaaattgttgatttgagtaaatgtaattttaaagaacTACATGCATATTTTGTTCAGAaaagtgaagaaagaaaagcaatgtcgaaagaagaaaaaaagaaaataaaagagcaaAACGAGgaaattcaaaaagaatatGGTTTCTGTATTATTGATGggcataaagaaaaaataggtaattttaaaatagaacCTCCAGGACTTTTTAGAGGTCGGGGAGAGCATCCAAAAATGGgaaagttaaaaaagagagTTTTGCCTGAAGATGTTCTTATTAATTGTTCGAAAGATTCTAATATTCCGAAACCACCAGATGGCCATAAGTGGAAGGAAATTAGACACGATCCTAATGTAACTTGGTTGGCTTCTTGGACAGAAAATATCCAAGGACAAGTTAAGTATGTTATGCTTAATCCTTCAAGTAAGTTGAAAGGTGAAAAAGATTGGCAAAAATATGAAACTGCAAGAAAATTAGCAGCATCAATTGATAAAATTCGTGCAGAATATAGAGAAGACtggaaaagcaaagaaatgcGTATTAGACAAAGAGCTGTagctttatattttattgataagtTAGCACTTAGAGCTGGTaatgagaaagatgaagatcAAGCAGATACTGTAGGTTGCTGTTCTCTGCGTGTTGAGCATATCACATTGCATGAacaaaaagatggaaaagaatATGTAGTTGTATTTGATTTCTTag GTAAAGATTCTATAAGATATTATAACGAAGTGCCAGTAGAAAAACGAGTTTTTAAAAATCTGCAATTATTCATGGAAAATAAATCTCCTAATGATGATTTATTTGATCGACTGAACACTACAGTCATGAATAAACATCTGAATGAATTAATGGAAGGTCTTACTGCTAAAGTATTTAGGACATACAATGCATCATGGACGTTGCAACAACAATTAGATAAGCTAACAAATCCTGATGACACAGAGGCAGAGAAAATCTTGGCATATAATAGAGCTAATAGAGCTGTTGCTATATTATGTAATCATCAACGTTCTGTGCCAAAAACGCATGCAAAATCTATGGAAAatttaaaagcaaaaataGAGGCTAAAAAAGAAGCTATAACTGAAGCAGAATTACAAGTAAAAGATGCAAAACGTGATGCGAAACATGGttcaattaaagaaaaagt TGtttatgagaagaaaaagaaaacattagaACGTTTGAAGGAACAATTGACGAAATTAGAGGTTCAAGCAACtgatagagaagaaaataaagaaattgcaTTAGGAACCTCTAAACTTAATTATTTAGATCCAAGAATTTCTGTTGCATG gtGCAAGAAACATAATGTCCcaatcgaaaaaatttataataaaactcaAAGGGATAAATTCAGATGGGCGATAGACATGGCTGGACCAGACTATGTCTTTTAA
- the LOC124948150 gene encoding eukaryotic translation initiation factor 4E-binding protein Mextli isoform X1, which translates to MATTQLNRARTIKKIEKPRPLKLNQRHTTVDGRITTVEDIVSLIDNVTMQLTNGFHDQTLQMNVITMCNHLKLYAHQLEAIYKDQLDRAFVAIRNGSQDERLDLTTRVHLLELIELRAKQWRHTDSMDVYYTHKLSHLDNTEGTLETLANPLASPLTVVPPTATSILGPGEVIKNSGKFAKPTRIPGKNYCKDEVVIRNSDSGKVMGIKGRRVHMIEELSQTIISFQRVNPGAKERLVQITGTSEDKIHYAKDLIKDTIQRNASPVRLEQGGGEKGGIGGSSSSLNSSASEESNRLQQHQQQNSRLRSSLLHSFSTNDASIGEYKYTVTVDNQSLKITGTNLDLVRTAKLVLDEYFLGDSEQFGSGIEYFTFDEKPASSDNNLSQTPLTPSNTVSLGRELSMDSAATSESEETYKSHLATELQSSDQDPEIRELTYEFLLLCSTGPYAKRPPADWARIQKECPNIVRKAPIRWFEPETYKAKVAAAGVIAILPAGEGETDPE; encoded by the exons ATGGCCACGACACAACTGAATAGGGCACGAACTAtcaagaaaatcgaaaaaccTCGGCCACTCAAACTTAATCAGCGCCATACGACCGTCGATGGACGGATCACGACAG tggAGGACATAGTGTCCTTAATCGACAATGTTACGATGCAATTAACTAATGGCTTCCATGACCAAACGCTGCAAATGAATGTGATTACAATGTGTAATCATCTCAAACTTTATGCACATCAGTTAGAAGCTATTTACAAag ATCAGCTGGACAGAGCTTTTGTCGCAATAAGGAATGGAAGTCAAGACGAGAGACTAGATCTGACGACTAGGGTTCATTTGCTGGAACTTATAGAATTGCGAGCTAAACAATGGCGTCACACAGACTCTATGGATGTATATTATACTCATAAATTATCGCATCTTGATAat acAGAAGGAACTCTAGAAACACTTGCGAATCCATTGGCTTCACCTTTGACGGTAGTTCCACCTACTGCTACATCTATTTTGGGTCCTGgtgaagtaataaaaaatagtgGCAAATTTGCGAAGCCTACTCGGATTCCTGGTAAAAATTATTGCAAGGATGAAGTTGTTATACGTAACAGTGATTCTGGTAaag TGATGGGAATAAAAGGGCGTCGTGTTCACATGATCGAAGAACTGAGCCAGACGATCATCTCCTTCCAGCGAG taaaccCTGGGGCTAAAGAACGACTTGTCCAAATAACTGGTACTTCCGAGGACAAGATACA TTATGCGAAGGATTTAATAAAGGATACGATTCAACGAAATGCATCTCCGGTACGGTTGGAGCAAggtggaggagaaaaaggaggtaTAGGAGGTTCAAGCTCTTCTTTAAATAGTAGTGCATCTGAAGAAAGTAATCGATTGCAACAACACCAACAACAAAATTCTCGTTTGAGAAGTTCGCTCCTTCATAGCTTCTCCACCAACGACGCCAGTATTggcgaatataaatatacagttACAGTCGATAATCAATCCCTTAAGATTACAGGAACAAATTTGGATCTTGTTAGG aCTGCAAAATTAGTGCTGGATGAATATTTCTTAGGAGATTCTGAACAATTTGGAAGtggaatagaatattttaccTTTGACGAAAAACCTGCTTCATCTGATAATAATTTGTCACAAACACCATTAACTCCAAGTAATACCGTTTCGTTAGGACGAGAATTAAGTATGGATAGTGCAGCTACTTCTGAAAGTGAAGAAACATATAAATCACATCTTGCTACAGAACTTCAGTCATCTGATCAAG atCCAGAAATCAGAGAACTCACTTATGAGTTCTTGCTGCTATGTTCCACAGGCCCTTATGCAAAACGGCCTCCTGCAGATTGGGCTCGTATACAGAAGGAATGCCCGAATATTGTTCGTAAG GCACCGATTCGCTGGTTCGAACCGGAGACATACAAAGCAAAAGTAGCAGCAGCTGGTGTCATTGCAATATTACCTGCTGGTGAAGGAGAAACAGATCCTGAGTga
- the LOC124948150 gene encoding eukaryotic translation initiation factor 4E-binding protein Mextli isoform X2, with the protein MATTQLNRARTIKKIEKPRPLKLNQRHTTVDGRITTVEDIVSLIDNVTMQLTNGFHDQTLQMNVITMCNHLKLYAHQLEAIYKDQLDRAFVAIRNGSQDERLDLTTRVHLLELIELRAKQWRHTDSMDVYYTHKLSHLDNTEGTLETLANPLASPLTVVPPTATSILGPGEVIKNSGKFAKPTRIPGKNYCKDEVVIRNSDSGKVNPGAKERLVQITGTSEDKIHYAKDLIKDTIQRNASPVRLEQGGGEKGGIGGSSSSLNSSASEESNRLQQHQQQNSRLRSSLLHSFSTNDASIGEYKYTVTVDNQSLKITGTNLDLVRTAKLVLDEYFLGDSEQFGSGIEYFTFDEKPASSDNNLSQTPLTPSNTVSLGRELSMDSAATSESEETYKSHLATELQSSDQDPEIRELTYEFLLLCSTGPYAKRPPADWARIQKECPNIVRKAPIRWFEPETYKAKVAAAGVIAILPAGEGETDPE; encoded by the exons ATGGCCACGACACAACTGAATAGGGCACGAACTAtcaagaaaatcgaaaaaccTCGGCCACTCAAACTTAATCAGCGCCATACGACCGTCGATGGACGGATCACGACAG tggAGGACATAGTGTCCTTAATCGACAATGTTACGATGCAATTAACTAATGGCTTCCATGACCAAACGCTGCAAATGAATGTGATTACAATGTGTAATCATCTCAAACTTTATGCACATCAGTTAGAAGCTATTTACAAag ATCAGCTGGACAGAGCTTTTGTCGCAATAAGGAATGGAAGTCAAGACGAGAGACTAGATCTGACGACTAGGGTTCATTTGCTGGAACTTATAGAATTGCGAGCTAAACAATGGCGTCACACAGACTCTATGGATGTATATTATACTCATAAATTATCGCATCTTGATAat acAGAAGGAACTCTAGAAACACTTGCGAATCCATTGGCTTCACCTTTGACGGTAGTTCCACCTACTGCTACATCTATTTTGGGTCCTGgtgaagtaataaaaaatagtgGCAAATTTGCGAAGCCTACTCGGATTCCTGGTAAAAATTATTGCAAGGATGAAGTTGTTATACGTAACAGTGATTCTGGTAaag taaaccCTGGGGCTAAAGAACGACTTGTCCAAATAACTGGTACTTCCGAGGACAAGATACA TTATGCGAAGGATTTAATAAAGGATACGATTCAACGAAATGCATCTCCGGTACGGTTGGAGCAAggtggaggagaaaaaggaggtaTAGGAGGTTCAAGCTCTTCTTTAAATAGTAGTGCATCTGAAGAAAGTAATCGATTGCAACAACACCAACAACAAAATTCTCGTTTGAGAAGTTCGCTCCTTCATAGCTTCTCCACCAACGACGCCAGTATTggcgaatataaatatacagttACAGTCGATAATCAATCCCTTAAGATTACAGGAACAAATTTGGATCTTGTTAGG aCTGCAAAATTAGTGCTGGATGAATATTTCTTAGGAGATTCTGAACAATTTGGAAGtggaatagaatattttaccTTTGACGAAAAACCTGCTTCATCTGATAATAATTTGTCACAAACACCATTAACTCCAAGTAATACCGTTTCGTTAGGACGAGAATTAAGTATGGATAGTGCAGCTACTTCTGAAAGTGAAGAAACATATAAATCACATCTTGCTACAGAACTTCAGTCATCTGATCAAG atCCAGAAATCAGAGAACTCACTTATGAGTTCTTGCTGCTATGTTCCACAGGCCCTTATGCAAAACGGCCTCCTGCAGATTGGGCTCGTATACAGAAGGAATGCCCGAATATTGTTCGTAAG GCACCGATTCGCTGGTTCGAACCGGAGACATACAAAGCAAAAGTAGCAGCAGCTGGTGTCATTGCAATATTACCTGCTGGTGAAGGAGAAACAGATCCTGAGTga